The following coding sequences lie in one Peribacillus frigoritolerans genomic window:
- a CDS encoding GNAT family N-acetyltransferase: MEKVFPVIETKRLILREVTLEDAGDMFKYLSDTDVVKPMGLDPFETVNDVWDEIKWYESIFEKGSGIRLGITLKDSGKVIGSCGFLNMVTKHHRAEIGYELSKDHWGIGIASEALEAVVMYGYRHFQLERIEALIEPDNHLSQKLVEKHGFRREGLLRHYEFTRGKFNDLYMYSLIKEDLVTF; encoded by the coding sequence ATGGAGAAGGTATTTCCGGTTATTGAAACCAAACGATTGATATTAAGGGAAGTAACACTGGAAGATGCGGGTGACATGTTCAAATATCTATCTGATACAGATGTGGTGAAGCCAATGGGGTTAGATCCATTTGAGACAGTAAATGATGTATGGGATGAAATTAAATGGTACGAATCTATATTCGAAAAAGGTTCGGGAATTAGATTGGGAATTACATTAAAAGATTCCGGTAAGGTTATAGGAAGTTGTGGTTTTCTGAATATGGTAACCAAACACCATCGTGCTGAAATTGGATATGAATTAAGTAAAGATCATTGGGGAATAGGCATTGCGAGTGAAGCATTGGAAGCCGTTGTTATGTATGGTTATCGCCACTTTCAGCTGGAAAGGATTGAAGCTTTAATTGAACCTGATAATCACTTATCCCAAAAACTAGTGGAAAAACATGGATTTAGAAGAGAAGGACTTCTTAGGCATTATGAATTTACCCGTGGCAAATTCAATGATTTATATATGTACTCACTCATAAAAGAGGATTTAGTGACCTTCTAA
- a CDS encoding dihydrofolate reductase family protein yields MAELVYHVAVSLDNFIADQAMLEGDINHSFFLFEGDHVPDFLSDIQQYEAVLMGSKTYEFGFQFGAKPGEPGYKGLKHYIFSSSLQFESNEEVELIEGDAVAFIENLKQQSDGKLWLCGGGELAGTLLKHKLIDQLVLKVNPVIIGEGIPLFGSVKPSLKLDLVEMKQYSNGVIKPTYNIIYT; encoded by the coding sequence GTGGCAGAATTGGTATATCATGTAGCCGTTTCACTTGATAATTTCATTGCCGACCAAGCAATGTTGGAAGGGGATATCAATCATTCTTTTTTCTTATTTGAAGGAGATCATGTCCCGGACTTTTTATCCGATATCCAGCAATATGAAGCGGTGTTGATGGGAAGTAAAACATATGAATTTGGATTTCAATTCGGAGCTAAACCGGGTGAACCAGGTTATAAGGGTTTGAAACATTATATATTCTCGAGCTCCCTTCAGTTTGAATCGAATGAAGAGGTAGAACTTATCGAAGGAGATGCCGTTGCGTTTATAGAAAACCTCAAACAGCAAAGTGACGGAAAGCTATGGCTTTGCGGGGGCGGAGAACTGGCTGGAACGTTATTAAAACATAAACTCATTGATCAATTGGTGCTGAAAGTGAATCCAGTCATAATCGGTGAAGGCATCCCTCTTTTCGGCAGCGTTAAGCCAAGTCTAAAATTGGATTTAGTTGAAATGAAACAATATTCAAACGGTGTGATTAAACCGACATATAATATTATTTATACTTAG
- a CDS encoding class I SAM-dependent methyltransferase, whose amino-acid sequence MKQNKYDDANFFSAYEQMPRSVKGLEAAGEWHVLKELMPNLHNKRVLDLGCGFGWHCRFAREQHASSVVGVDISDNMLQRAREKTDDPCISYIKMPIEDIDFSGSEFDVVISSLAFHYIESYEAICKKVHDCLKPGGTFVFSVEHPIFTSRNEQAWYDDDHGNHLHWPVDNYQSEGVRETTFLTEDVVKYHRTISTYMNDLICAGFSIKAVKEPMPSDEMLKSVPEMKDENRRPMFLIISAVKETNNSINEGIK is encoded by the coding sequence ATGAAACAAAACAAATATGATGATGCAAATTTCTTTTCTGCGTATGAGCAGATGCCACGATCAGTCAAAGGACTTGAAGCTGCCGGAGAATGGCATGTATTAAAAGAGCTAATGCCAAATCTGCATAATAAGAGGGTACTTGATTTGGGCTGCGGTTTCGGCTGGCATTGCCGATTTGCCCGAGAGCAACATGCCAGTTCCGTCGTTGGTGTGGATATTTCTGACAATATGCTTCAAAGAGCACGTGAGAAAACGGATGACCCTTGTATTTCATATATTAAAATGCCAATTGAAGACATCGATTTTTCCGGCTCTGAATTTGATGTGGTTATCAGTTCATTGGCTTTTCATTACATTGAGTCATATGAGGCGATCTGCAAAAAGGTGCATGATTGTTTAAAGCCCGGAGGCACCTTTGTTTTCTCGGTTGAACATCCAATCTTTACTTCTCGCAACGAACAAGCCTGGTATGACGATGATCACGGAAATCATCTGCATTGGCCAGTTGACAACTATCAATCCGAAGGTGTGAGAGAAACAACCTTCTTAACCGAAGACGTAGTAAAGTATCATCGTACGATTTCAACATATATGAATGACTTAATTTGTGCTGGTTTCAGCATTAAAGCAGTAAAGGAACCGATGCCTTCTGATGAAATGTTAAAAAGTGTTCCTGAAATGAAAGATGAAAATCGAAGGCCCATGTTTTTAATCATTTCAGCAGTAAAGGAAACAAATAATTCTATTAATGAAGGAATCAAATAA
- a CDS encoding LamG-like jellyroll fold domain-containing protein — MRMKKALIGLSLLCMIVPGIAKSADSIAENKRSNIVANWKFTKQHVKSGSIDKGNLIIEDTSKHGNDLELVTIGDPASPELKNMIQWSEEDYYAQDEVDSLEFANYENAPAGRYFKTKKDAPINSENFNKGFTIETVFKMPSDSKNVMGLFSRQGQAADLNKMEGEKKILSALTVSSDQKIHWTSHPSNLNYNVSNWSRSLNADEWYHLAVVNDGNTTTLTLNGVSDYGKSEKVIGIAAVIGKGWNIGASEWGNKFNALFKGNIQQIRIANKALTEKEWLVQDARDDAPFEGSNKSFPILSNKKNYNFLFVPDTQKYSSQNPEIFNSQMNWISNNTKKNNIIMNTFVGDIVDSDSEKQWQNSLRAISHLDKKEVPYMMAAGNHDYADGDPFLTHYGPQRFMNKKYYKGSSPSGYSSYAIAKAGSYEYLILIVDMKNLHKDLEWSKKVLDQHKDKPTILVSHDIIFPKIKDDKTIAVESSNGRLIWDELVKDHNQVFMTVNGHYYGIAHRVKQNSAGNDVIQMLVNYQTNYRGGNGWLRLVEFDEKKNVLLFRTYSPFVDEMSKKEKSYIDYKFLTGENNSFKLDWDFKKRFNFREAEKSNSPGVSD; from the coding sequence ATGAGAATGAAAAAAGCATTAATAGGTCTCTCACTCTTATGTATGATTGTTCCTGGTATTGCCAAATCGGCTGATTCCATTGCTGAAAATAAACGAAGCAATATCGTGGCAAATTGGAAATTCACAAAACAACATGTTAAAAGCGGTTCAATCGATAAAGGTAATTTAATTATAGAAGATACAAGCAAACATGGAAATGATTTAGAGTTAGTGACGATAGGAGACCCTGCATCACCCGAATTAAAAAATATGATTCAATGGTCCGAAGAAGATTATTATGCTCAAGATGAAGTTGATAGCTTGGAGTTCGCTAATTACGAAAACGCCCCTGCAGGAAGATATTTCAAGACCAAAAAGGATGCACCTATCAATTCGGAGAATTTCAATAAGGGTTTTACCATTGAAACGGTATTTAAGATGCCAAGCGATTCCAAGAATGTCATGGGGCTTTTTTCTAGACAAGGACAGGCAGCAGATCTTAATAAAATGGAAGGCGAGAAGAAAATCCTTTCTGCTTTAACTGTATCCAGTGATCAAAAAATCCACTGGACAAGCCATCCATCTAATTTAAATTATAATGTAAGCAATTGGTCTCGATCATTAAATGCTGATGAATGGTACCATTTGGCGGTTGTTAATGATGGTAACACGACGACTCTGACTTTGAATGGCGTCAGTGATTACGGAAAATCGGAAAAAGTAATCGGTATTGCAGCAGTTATAGGGAAAGGCTGGAACATCGGAGCATCTGAGTGGGGAAATAAGTTTAATGCACTATTCAAAGGGAATATCCAGCAAATACGAATTGCTAATAAGGCTTTAACTGAAAAAGAATGGCTTGTACAGGATGCTCGTGACGATGCACCTTTTGAAGGATCAAACAAATCCTTCCCCATTCTATCGAATAAGAAGAATTATAATTTCCTTTTCGTTCCAGACACCCAGAAATATTCAAGCCAAAATCCTGAGATTTTCAATAGCCAAATGAACTGGATTTCCAATAACACCAAGAAGAACAATATTATCATGAATACATTTGTTGGGGACATTGTCGATAGTGATTCAGAAAAACAATGGCAGAATTCACTCAGAGCCATTTCCCATTTGGATAAAAAGGAAGTTCCATATATGATGGCGGCAGGGAATCATGACTATGCTGACGGAGATCCTTTTTTAACACATTATGGGCCACAGCGTTTTATGAATAAAAAATACTATAAGGGTTCGTCTCCCTCTGGGTATAGCTCATATGCAATCGCTAAGGCAGGCAGTTATGAATATCTAATCTTGATAGTGGATATGAAAAATCTGCATAAGGATCTGGAATGGTCAAAAAAAGTTCTAGACCAGCATAAAGATAAACCGACAATCCTCGTCTCGCATGATATTATATTCCCGAAGATTAAGGATGATAAAACCATTGCCGTCGAATCTTCTAATGGCCGGCTGATTTGGGATGAACTCGTAAAGGACCATAATCAAGTATTCATGACGGTTAATGGACATTATTATGGGATAGCACATCGGGTAAAACAAAACTCGGCAGGAAATGATGTCATTCAAATGCTGGTCAATTACCAAACGAATTATCGAGGGGGTAATGGCTGGCTAAGACTTGTAGAATTTGATGAAAAGAAAAATGTATTATTATTCCGGACCTATTCGCCATTTGTCGACGAAATGTCCAAAAAAGAAAAATCCTATATCGATTATAAATTTTTAACAGGTGAAAATAATTCATTTAAATTAGATTGGGACTTTAAAAAAAGATTTAATTTCAGAGAGGCGGAAAAATCCAATTCCCCAGGTGTATCTGATTGA
- a CDS encoding carbon-nitrogen hydrolase family protein, protein MARTLRIALAQLKCELLNKGYNLKRSIETIKEAKQKQADYVLFPELFLTGYIMNEQIKELGESVEGESVQAICACAKEYQIGVIFGFPEKQDDCLYNSAVFINKNGEIVDVYRKTHLYHEEQKHFSSGDRCVVIEAPEGRFGLLITYDLEFPEMARLLALQGAEIIFILSANMVPYQIYQHAFVHSRAIENHLFTAVTNKVGLHIDNIFFGESQVVAPDGKTIYKADNNEILPVVEIDLEESERSKGILNYLSNRRPEFYRGHGL, encoded by the coding sequence ATGGCCAGGACACTTCGTATAGCACTTGCCCAATTAAAGTGTGAACTGTTGAATAAAGGATACAACTTGAAAAGATCTATAGAAACGATAAAAGAAGCAAAACAAAAACAAGCGGATTATGTCCTCTTTCCGGAATTGTTTTTAACAGGCTATATTATGAATGAACAAATCAAAGAGTTAGGAGAATCAGTCGAAGGAGAAAGCGTACAAGCAATTTGTGCCTGTGCGAAAGAGTATCAGATAGGCGTCATCTTTGGATTTCCAGAAAAACAAGATGATTGTCTATATAACTCGGCTGTTTTCATTAATAAAAACGGAGAGATAGTCGATGTGTACAGAAAAACGCATCTTTATCATGAAGAACAAAAGCACTTTTCATCAGGAGACCGCTGTGTGGTGATTGAGGCTCCGGAAGGCAGGTTCGGTTTATTGATCACATATGATCTCGAGTTTCCTGAAATGGCGCGCTTGCTGGCACTGCAAGGAGCTGAGATCATCTTTATTTTGTCTGCCAATATGGTTCCTTACCAAATATATCAACATGCTTTTGTTCATTCTAGGGCCATTGAAAACCATCTATTTACTGCAGTTACAAATAAAGTCGGATTGCATATTGATAACATCTTTTTTGGGGAAAGCCAGGTTGTCGCGCCGGATGGGAAAACAATATACAAGGCAGATAACAATGAAATACTGCCTGTCGTTGAAATTGATTTGGAAGAGAGCGAACGGTCGAAAGGAATTTTGAATTATTTGTCCAACAGAAGGCCGGAGTTTTATCGCGGTCATGGTTTATAA
- a CDS encoding antibiotic biosynthesis monooxygenase family protein — translation MFFANTPEPPYYACIFTSQRSDKDAASYNSTAEFMDELAAQQDGYLGVESVRDQNGLGITVSYWKSLDAIKLWKENAAHKKAQEKGMKDWYSSYTTRICKVERDYTNK, via the coding sequence ATGTTTTTTGCAAATACTCCCGAACCGCCCTATTACGCTTGTATTTTCACTTCCCAAAGAAGCGATAAGGATGCCGCAAGCTATAATTCAACCGCTGAATTCATGGATGAACTTGCCGCTCAACAAGATGGCTATTTAGGAGTCGAAAGCGTAAGAGATCAAAACGGGTTAGGAATTACCGTATCCTATTGGAAGTCCTTGGATGCCATTAAGCTTTGGAAGGAAAATGCCGCTCACAAAAAGGCACAAGAAAAAGGTATGAAAGATTGGTACTCGTCATACACTACCCGAATTTGTAAGGTTGAAAGAGATTATACCAACAAATAA
- a CDS encoding DMT family transporter: protein MNTKAFILASITVIIWGSTFAAIRASLHGGYSAGHLVLVRYLIASGIFVLYALWPGVKFRLPKKADLLRISILAFIGISIYHIGVTFGEQTVSAGTAGMLIGSAPVFIAIIAAFVLKERLGLFGWIGLGIGFTGITLITLGTAGPSLNISEGAFLVLMSAIASAVFFVFQKPLFSRYNPIELTAYFTWIGTIPFLIFIPGLFQEIQHATMEGHLSAIFVGIFPAAIGYVTWAVALSLGKASSVSSLLYLEPVIAIFVAWVWLQEVPSTLSVIGGGIAILGVLVVNGFGKYKSVMKKAA, encoded by the coding sequence TTGAACACGAAGGCATTTATATTGGCATCAATTACAGTTATTATTTGGGGATCTACATTCGCTGCGATTCGTGCAAGCTTGCATGGCGGTTATTCAGCCGGCCATTTGGTACTTGTTCGTTATCTTATAGCATCAGGGATTTTTGTCCTTTATGCTCTATGGCCTGGGGTGAAATTTCGACTCCCGAAAAAAGCGGATTTGTTGAGGATATCGATCCTTGCATTTATTGGTATTAGTATTTACCATATTGGGGTGACATTCGGGGAACAAACAGTTTCGGCTGGAACGGCTGGAATGCTGATTGGTTCAGCACCTGTCTTCATCGCGATCATTGCTGCTTTCGTCTTAAAAGAACGCCTCGGCCTATTCGGATGGATTGGTTTAGGAATAGGGTTCACAGGAATCACCTTAATAACTTTAGGTACTGCAGGCCCTTCCCTGAATATTTCTGAAGGAGCCTTTTTAGTGCTGATGTCGGCTATTGCTTCTGCAGTGTTTTTTGTTTTCCAAAAGCCACTGTTCAGCCGTTATAATCCGATTGAATTGACTGCGTATTTCACATGGATCGGTACAATACCCTTTTTAATATTTATACCTGGGCTATTTCAAGAAATTCAACATGCTACAATGGAAGGTCATTTATCAGCGATTTTTGTTGGTATTTTCCCTGCGGCCATCGGTTATGTAACATGGGCAGTCGCACTATCATTAGGAAAAGCCAGTTCCGTTTCTAGTTTGTTATACCTTGAACCTGTAATTGCCATTTTCGTTGCTTGGGTTTGGCTGCAGGAGGTCCCTAGTACCCTTTCAGTCATTGGCGGCGGAATTGCGATATTAGGGGTTCTTGTTGTTAATGGGTTCGGAAAGTATAAATCAGTGATGAAAAAAGCAGCATGA
- a CDS encoding carbon-nitrogen hydrolase family protein translates to MKISLAQFKPKLKDKQANVKKIVAYMKEAKTAGADVIVFPELALTGYLLKEDVSKFAEEENGPSIRSLQAVCKELSLALVLSFPERENEFYFISVLYIDEYGVILGKYRKTHLFHTETDYFSRGTEYPVFSTKFGKVGMMICYDLEFPEVARILRTSGAEILFITTANMKPYEEAQSIFLKSRAIENEIPIAICNRLGREEELEFFGSSMIVDHTGRVMADAKDNEGIVSAAIDLKPKKDPRLNYIGNVNKQIYSKLTDLHQTSARS, encoded by the coding sequence ATGAAAATTTCATTAGCACAGTTCAAACCAAAGCTAAAAGATAAACAAGCGAATGTAAAAAAGATAGTAGCCTATATGAAGGAAGCCAAAACAGCAGGGGCCGATGTGATTGTGTTTCCGGAGTTGGCTTTGACAGGTTATCTGTTAAAAGAGGATGTTAGCAAATTTGCGGAAGAGGAGAATGGTCCAAGCATTCGTTCATTACAGGCAGTTTGCAAAGAGTTGTCGCTCGCACTGGTTCTTTCCTTTCCTGAAAGAGAAAATGAGTTTTACTTTATATCAGTTCTCTATATTGATGAATATGGAGTCATTCTCGGAAAGTATAGAAAAACACATTTATTCCATACGGAAACGGACTATTTTTCAAGAGGAACGGAATACCCCGTTTTTTCTACCAAGTTTGGAAAAGTAGGGATGATGATCTGTTATGACCTTGAATTTCCGGAAGTGGCAAGAATTTTACGAACAAGCGGAGCTGAAATTCTCTTTATTACGACAGCCAATATGAAACCATATGAAGAAGCACAATCCATTTTCTTAAAAAGCCGTGCAATTGAAAATGAAATACCTATTGCAATTTGTAACAGACTTGGTAGAGAAGAAGAGTTAGAGTTTTTCGGTAGCAGCATGATCGTTGACCATACAGGCCGAGTGATGGCTGATGCGAAGGATAACGAAGGTATTGTTTCCGCGGCCATTGACTTAAAACCAAAAAAAGATCCCCGGTTAAATTATATTGGCAATGTGAACAAACAAATCTACTCAAAATTGACTGATTTACATCAAACGTCCGCCCGATCTTAA
- a CDS encoding sigma-54 interaction domain-containing protein has product MDQKNSFSCLLNDQGMIIKLFGDLSKVLDESSHLLAEGINFTHVKWQDLFIGGCDLKQDVQLLQTLQGTSVIVHSLSLHDPLKNNKLVTFINLSSVNLLVSQRKQPFSELIINSPSMQKIINIIEKVSDVNSTVLLLGESGVGKSAIAKLIHQKSTRNKGPFISINCSTLPENLVESELFGYEAGTFTGGKNKGKTGLFQAAEKGTIFLDEIAELPLNVQSKLLDVIQESRIRKVGGTTFQMIDVRLIAATNKDLSSLVQKQLFREDLFYRLNVIPLTIPPLRERKESIPELAQNFLHNFNRKYNRNYMLDKQLLEGFMDADWPGNVRELENTIERLVVTNFSVLDTPSHDESKESNLPAFTYNPNRYRNSASFSSLKEAKEALEKDLILQTYQVFQNTYKTAQYLHVDQSTISKKLKKYNSEN; this is encoded by the coding sequence TTGGATCAAAAGAATAGTTTTAGCTGTTTACTAAATGATCAGGGGATGATTATCAAGTTGTTTGGGGATTTGAGTAAAGTGCTGGATGAAAGCAGCCATCTGCTTGCAGAAGGAATTAACTTTACCCATGTGAAATGGCAAGACCTTTTTATTGGAGGATGTGACCTGAAGCAAGACGTTCAGCTTCTTCAAACTCTTCAGGGGACAAGTGTGATCGTTCATTCCCTTTCACTTCATGATCCTTTGAAGAACAACAAATTGGTTACCTTTATTAATTTATCGAGCGTTAATTTGTTGGTCTCCCAGCGAAAACAACCCTTTTCCGAGTTGATTATTAATTCCCCGTCCATGCAAAAAATTATTAATATCATTGAAAAGGTATCTGATGTGAATTCTACCGTCTTGCTGCTGGGAGAATCAGGAGTTGGCAAAAGTGCGATCGCCAAACTGATTCACCAAAAGAGCACAAGGAATAAAGGTCCTTTCATTTCCATCAATTGCAGTACACTGCCTGAAAATTTGGTGGAGTCTGAACTGTTTGGATACGAAGCCGGCACATTTACAGGCGGAAAAAATAAAGGGAAAACAGGTTTGTTTCAAGCAGCTGAAAAGGGGACCATTTTTCTTGATGAAATAGCAGAATTACCGCTGAATGTTCAGTCTAAATTGCTTGATGTTATTCAGGAAAGTCGAATTCGGAAAGTGGGAGGGACGACGTTCCAGATGATTGATGTCCGTCTCATCGCAGCAACAAATAAAGACCTTTCCTCTTTAGTCCAAAAGCAACTGTTTCGAGAAGATTTATTTTATCGATTAAACGTAATTCCATTAACTATTCCGCCTTTGAGAGAGAGGAAAGAGAGCATCCCGGAACTTGCTCAAAATTTCTTGCATAATTTCAATCGGAAATATAACCGAAACTACATGTTGGATAAGCAATTGTTGGAAGGGTTTATGGATGCTGATTGGCCAGGAAATGTCAGGGAGCTGGAGAATACAATAGAAAGGCTTGTGGTTACCAATTTTTCAGTCTTAGATACGCCATCACATGATGAAAGTAAGGAAAGTAACCTGCCTGCTTTCACCTACAATCCTAATCGCTATCGGAACTCCGCTTCCTTTTCTTCGTTAAAAGAAGCAAAAGAGGCGCTCGAAAAGGATCTGATTTTACAAACTTACCAGGTCTTTCAAAACACATATAAAACAGCTCAATACCTACATGTTGATCAATCAACGATTTCAAAAAAGCTAAAAAAGTATAATAGTGAAAATTGA
- a CDS encoding nucleotidyltransferase domain-containing protein, giving the protein MCAGFVSKHIERDAFLPKQRDILLENALKDLSADPDVLAIYIAGSLAKGNDDNYSDIDLHTIVIPKRKADFLKEKRNRANNWGNVSFHEDYNPSSPYIVTHYNTFVKVDSWYHAPEEIVPSIWLKEVEVIYDPFNIMSPVIKESAKKVYKPTPDEVEHWRGKLLAFVHETYRAVMRREMLYALSNLDRIRWLIVSGWYMEMEEHVDVPYGVWTKIEGNRSKLAEKQSSLLESWDCGRNSNEIIKTMRRMIPEFFRLNKYLCTQVGVETNEDLIKRILDMAI; this is encoded by the coding sequence TTGTGTGCGGGATTTGTTAGCAAACATATAGAAAGAGATGCATTTTTACCGAAACAACGCGATATTCTTTTGGAAAATGCATTAAAAGATTTATCGGCAGATCCTGATGTTTTGGCTATTTACATAGCCGGTTCATTAGCAAAAGGAAACGATGATAACTACTCGGATATAGATTTGCACACTATTGTTATTCCAAAACGTAAAGCAGATTTTTTAAAGGAAAAAAGGAATAGAGCCAATAACTGGGGAAATGTTTCATTTCACGAAGACTACAATCCTTCTTCACCGTATATCGTCACTCATTATAATACCTTTGTGAAAGTGGATAGCTGGTATCATGCACCTGAGGAAATTGTTCCCTCCATCTGGTTAAAAGAGGTAGAAGTCATCTATGATCCTTTTAATATAATGAGTCCTGTTATTAAGGAATCGGCAAAGAAAGTGTATAAACCTACACCGGATGAAGTTGAGCATTGGAGAGGAAAGCTGCTTGCTTTTGTCCATGAAACCTACAGGGCCGTTATGAGAAGAGAAATGTTATATGCACTATCCAATCTTGATAGGATACGGTGGCTGATTGTGTCTGGGTGGTATATGGAAATGGAAGAACATGTAGATGTACCCTATGGAGTATGGACAAAAATAGAGGGCAATAGAAGTAAATTAGCTGAAAAGCAATCATCACTGCTGGAAAGTTGGGATTGTGGCCGTAATTCAAATGAAATTATTAAAACGATGAGACGTATGATCCCAGAATTCTTTAGACTAAATAAATACCTATGTACCCAAGTGGGTGTCGAAACAAATGAAGACCTTATCAAAAGAATATTGGATATGGCTATCTGA
- a CDS encoding APC family permease, with product MEKNRVSFKRTLTLSHVILFGLAYMTPMVVFGTYGVMAELTKGLVPVAYIIALTAMLFTAYSYGEMVKAYPVSGSAYTYTRKSISPQLGFLIGWSVLLDYLFLPMVIWLIGSVYLNAVFPSVPSWVWIVAFIVLTTTINLIGTKVMKNVNLLMMVFQLLVLVLFLVLCFLNIIQGTGVGTLFSMEPFMSGETSFSLLFAGASVACYSFLGFDAVSTLSEETINPKKTIPKAILLITFIGGGIFIISSYFLYLVFPHYTEFQNIDSAAFEIAKLIGGNFFSALFLAGLIIAQFASGLTAQTSAARLMLAMGRDSVLPKKLFGYIHPVFRTPVFNLFFIGCIALLALTFDITTSTSFINFGAFATFIFVNISVIAHYYVKGKKRRGKHFLLYFLLPGIGASLDIWLFFNLDKNALLLGSLWATIGFVYLLFLTNFFKKQPPEINFDEAEEAV from the coding sequence ATGGAAAAGAATCGAGTTTCATTTAAACGAACATTAACTTTGTCGCATGTTATATTATTTGGTCTTGCTTACATGACACCGATGGTTGTCTTTGGGACATACGGAGTGATGGCTGAGCTAACAAAAGGCCTTGTACCTGTTGCGTATATCATTGCTTTAACTGCCATGCTCTTCACTGCTTACAGCTATGGTGAAATGGTGAAAGCCTATCCAGTTTCAGGATCAGCCTATACGTATACAAGGAAATCAATTAGCCCGCAACTCGGCTTTCTTATAGGCTGGTCCGTTTTATTGGATTATTTATTTTTGCCAATGGTAATCTGGCTTATAGGAAGCGTTTACTTGAACGCCGTTTTTCCATCTGTTCCATCTTGGGTATGGATCGTTGCCTTTATTGTTCTCACCACAACAATAAATTTAATAGGAACAAAAGTGATGAAGAATGTAAACCTTTTAATGATGGTTTTTCAATTACTTGTTCTTGTCCTATTTCTGGTTTTGTGTTTCTTGAATATTATCCAAGGCACTGGAGTAGGAACCCTGTTTTCTATGGAGCCATTTATGAGCGGTGAAACATCTTTCTCCCTATTATTTGCAGGAGCTTCTGTTGCCTGCTACTCATTTTTAGGGTTTGATGCAGTTTCCACTCTTTCCGAAGAAACGATTAATCCGAAAAAAACAATTCCAAAAGCAATTTTGCTCATTACGTTTATCGGTGGAGGGATTTTCATCATCTCCTCTTACTTTCTTTACCTTGTTTTTCCCCACTATACTGAATTTCAAAATATTGATTCCGCAGCTTTTGAGATTGCCAAACTAATTGGTGGGAATTTTTTTAGTGCCCTTTTCCTCGCGGGATTAATCATTGCACAATTTGCTTCCGGTTTAACAGCTCAAACAAGTGCGGCTCGTCTTATGCTTGCAATGGGAAGAGATTCTGTTCTTCCAAAAAAGCTTTTCGGATATATTCATCCAGTATTCCGTACACCAGTGTTTAATTTATTTTTCATTGGCTGTATAGCTTTATTAGCCTTGACCTTTGATATAACGACCTCAACTTCTTTTATTAACTTTGGAGCTTTTGCTACTTTTATATTTGTGAATATTTCAGTCATTGCCCATTATTATGTAAAAGGAAAAAAACGCAGAGGGAAACATTTTTTACTTTATTTTCTCTTACCTGGCATCGGTGCTTCCCTTGATATTTGGTTGTTTTTCAACTTGGATAAGAACGCTTTACTACTGGGCAGCCTCTGGGCAACTATCGGTTTTGTTTATTTGCTGTTCTTAACAAACTTTTTTAAAAAGCAACCGCCTGAAATAAATTTTGATGAAGCGGAAGAAGCAGTTTAA